In Campylobacter sp. VBCF_01 NA2, one DNA window encodes the following:
- the napA gene encoding nitrate reductase catalytic subunit NapA yields the protein MDRREFIKSSAAAAACSAAGISAPSLASAADGEKDWRWDKAACRFCGTGCGIMVATKGGKIVAVKGDPLCPVNRGLNCIKGYFNAKIMYGEDRITKPLLRMNEKGEFDKKGKFGEVSWKKAFDVMEAQFRKAYEEKGPSGLAVFGSGQYTIMEGVAAVKLIKAGFRSHNIDPNARHCMASAVVAFMQTFGIDEPSGCFDDIELTDTVVCWGANMAEMHPVLWSRVNDAKLKNPDKYKVVNLSTFSSRTSSIADIEIIFKPHTDLAIWNLIAHEIVYNHPEAFDENFVKEHCVFATGPVDIGYGMRPNPKHPKFDPKEVDTVEKELSKVLSENEGVTLSYLGMKAGDTLENKSNGKADAHWLIGFEDFKKALEPYTLDFVAKLAKGDDNEDLETFKKKLQGLVDLYVEKGRKVVSFWTMGMNQHQRGTWVNEQSYMVHFLLGKQAKPGEGAFSLTGQPSACGTAREVGTFCHRLPADMVVANPKHREMTEKVWQIPAGTINPRPGFPYVKLMRDIEDGAVKFAWVHVNNPWHNTANANHWIKAAREMDNFIVVSDPYPGVSAKVADLILPTAMIYEKWGAYGNAERRTQHWRQQVLPVGEAMSDTWQILEFSKRFKIKDFWGERKIDDKLTLPDVLEEAKKMGYDPEDTLFDVLFANKRALEYKADDPIIAGFDCTEVFGDSRNVVGSDGEVFKGYGFFVHKYLFEEYRIFGDGHGHDLADFDTYHRVRGLRWPVVDGKETQWRFNTKYDTYAKKANPDGDFAFYGNQGALPTGDMKSATSGDEKTSFKNKGKIFFRPYMDPCEMPSEEYPFWLCTGRVLEHWHSGSMTMRVPELYRAVPEALCFMNKADGDKMGIAQNDIVWVESRRGKVKARVDFRGRNVPPVGLVYVPWFDENVFINKVCLDATCPLSKETDYKKCAVKIYKA from the coding sequence ATGGACAGACGAGAATTTATCAAAAGTTCAGCAGCTGCTGCTGCGTGTAGTGCCGCTGGAATTTCTGCCCCAAGCCTAGCTAGTGCAGCGGATGGCGAAAAAGACTGGCGCTGGGACAAAGCGGCTTGTCGTTTTTGCGGAACCGGTTGTGGTATTATGGTTGCCACAAAAGGCGGAAAAATCGTAGCTGTAAAAGGCGATCCACTATGCCCTGTAAATCGTGGTCTTAACTGCATTAAAGGTTATTTTAATGCTAAGATTATGTATGGCGAGGACCGTATCACAAAACCTCTTTTGCGTATGAACGAAAAAGGCGAATTTGACAAAAAAGGTAAATTCGGCGAAGTTAGCTGGAAAAAAGCTTTTGATGTCATGGAAGCGCAATTCAGAAAAGCTTACGAGGAAAAAGGTCCAAGCGGTTTAGCTGTATTTGGTAGCGGTCAATACACTATCATGGAAGGTGTCGCTGCTGTCAAACTTATCAAAGCAGGTTTTAGATCTCACAATATCGACCCGAATGCTCGCCACTGTATGGCAAGTGCGGTTGTTGCGTTTATGCAAACATTTGGTATAGATGAGCCGTCAGGTTGTTTCGATGATATCGAGCTAACTGATACAGTTGTTTGCTGGGGCGCGAATATGGCCGAAATGCACCCAGTGCTTTGGTCTCGCGTAAATGACGCTAAACTTAAAAATCCTGATAAATACAAAGTTGTAAATTTATCAACTTTTTCAAGCAGAACTTCAAGCATAGCTGATATTGAGATTATTTTCAAACCTCATACTGACCTTGCGATTTGGAATTTAATCGCTCACGAGATTGTATATAACCACCCAGAAGCATTTGATGAAAATTTCGTCAAAGAGCACTGCGTGTTTGCAACAGGTCCAGTTGATATCGGTTATGGTATGAGACCAAATCCAAAACACCCTAAATTTGATCCAAAAGAGGTCGATACAGTAGAAAAAGAGCTATCAAAAGTTCTTAGCGAAAACGAAGGCGTAACACTATCATACCTTGGTATGAAAGCTGGCGACACGCTAGAAAATAAAAGCAATGGCAAAGCCGACGCTCACTGGCTAATCGGTTTTGAAGATTTCAAAAAAGCCTTAGAGCCTTATACACTAGATTTCGTTGCCAAACTTGCCAAAGGCGATGACAACGAGGATTTAGAAACTTTCAAGAAAAAACTTCAAGGCTTAGTTGATTTATATGTCGAAAAAGGCAGAAAAGTAGTAAGCTTCTGGACAATGGGTATGAATCAACACCAAAGAGGAACTTGGGTAAATGAGCAAAGCTATATGGTGCATTTCTTGCTAGGCAAACAAGCTAAACCAGGCGAAGGTGCGTTCTCACTAACAGGACAACCAAGCGCTTGCGGAACTGCTCGCGAGGTAGGAACTTTCTGCCACAGATTGCCAGCTGACATGGTCGTAGCAAATCCAAAACACAGAGAAATGACAGAAAAAGTATGGCAAATCCCTGCTGGCACAATCAACCCACGCCCAGGCTTCCCTTATGTAAAACTAATGAGAGATATCGAGGATGGTGCAGTTAAATTCGCTTGGGTTCATGTAAATAACCCATGGCACAATACAGCCAACGCTAACCACTGGATCAAAGCAGCAAGAGAAATGGATAACTTCATCGTAGTAAGCGATCCATATCCAGGCGTATCTGCAAAAGTAGCGGATTTGATCTTACCAACTGCTATGATTTATGAGAAATGGGGAGCTTATGGTAATGCTGAGCGTAGAACTCAACACTGGCGACAACAAGTATTGCCAGTAGGCGAAGCGATGAGCGATACATGGCAAATTTTAGAATTCTCAAAACGCTTTAAGATTAAAGATTTCTGGGGCGAGAGAAAAATCGATGATAAGCTAACCTTGCCAGATGTTTTAGAAGAAGCAAAAAAAATGGGTTACGATCCAGAAGATACTCTATTTGATGTATTGTTCGCTAACAAACGCGCACTTGAATACAAAGCAGATGATCCAATCATCGCAGGCTTTGACTGCACCGAAGTTTTCGGCGATAGCAGAAATGTCGTAGGAAGCGACGGAGAGGTATTTAAAGGCTATGGATTCTTCGTGCATAAATATCTATTCGAAGAGTATAGAATTTTCGGCGACGGACACGGACACGATTTAGCTGATTTTGATACATATCACAGAGTTAGAGGTCTTAGATGGCCAGTTGTCGATGGTAAAGAGACTCAATGGAGATTTAATACCAAATACGACACTTACGCTAAAAAAGCTAATCCAGACGGCGATTTCGCATTTTATGGTAACCAAGGCGCACTTCCGACAGGCGATATGAAAAGCGCAACCTCAGGCGATGAGAAAACTTCATTTAAAAACAAAGGTAAAATTTTCTTCCGCCCTTACATGGATCCATGCGAAATGCCAAGCGAAGAGTATCCGTTCTGGCTATGCACAGGTCGTGTGCTAGAACACTGGCACTCAGGCTCTATGACAATGCGTGTTCCTGAGCTTTACCGCGCTGTTCCAGAAGCTCTATGCTTTATGAACAAAGCAGACGGCGATAAAATGG